One stretch of bacterium DNA includes these proteins:
- the aroA gene encoding 3-phosphoshikimate 1-carboxyvinyltransferase has translation MRSGGPTPDGARRKEAILDHDACILLPRARGPLRGTVDVPGDKSVSHRAALFGLLANGPCRARGWLASADTLASLAAVRTLGAAVVHEGDTITVTPPPARPQGDFDIDCGNSGTTARLLCGLLAGWLPAGAAVTLRGDASLSGRPMNRVVEPLRRMGADIAFLGTDGRLPLRVTGAPLTGVHHDLPVPSAQVKSALLLAGLGAAGVTSLSGAGTSRDHTELLLHTMGVPCAPAAPGPELAVTGGARPGAFDIRVPADPSTAAFFHVAAALVPGSDVLTPNLSLNPTRIGALQVLRRAGAVVAVERPSGPSGGEALGDVRVRSGTLRPFTIGAADIPALVDEIPVLAVLATAAPGVSRITGAAELRVKESDRLALMTRDLVRLGAAVTELPDGLEITGPSALKGGAERPTLLETAGDHRIAMAMAVAALVAEGDSELDDRDCVAVSFPEFFTAWDRILGNGTSDRPF, from the coding sequence ATGCGCAGCGGCGGACCGACCCCGGACGGGGCCCGCCGGAAAGAGGCCATCCTGGACCACGACGCCTGCATCCTCCTGCCCCGCGCCCGCGGCCCCCTGCGCGGCACCGTCGACGTGCCGGGCGACAAGTCGGTCTCGCACCGGGCCGCCCTCTTCGGGCTGCTGGCCAACGGTCCGTGCCGCGCCCGCGGCTGGCTTGCGAGCGCCGACACCCTGGCCAGCCTCGCGGCGGTGCGCACCCTCGGGGCCGCGGTCGTGCACGAGGGCGACACGATCACCGTCACGCCGCCGCCCGCCCGCCCGCAGGGCGATTTCGACATCGACTGCGGAAACAGCGGCACCACGGCCCGGCTGCTGTGCGGGCTTCTGGCCGGCTGGCTGCCGGCCGGCGCCGCGGTCACCCTGCGGGGCGACGCGTCCCTCAGCGGTCGCCCCATGAACCGGGTGGTCGAACCCCTGCGCCGCATGGGGGCCGACATCGCCTTCCTCGGCACCGACGGCCGCCTGCCCCTGCGCGTGACCGGCGCACCCCTGACCGGCGTCCACCACGACCTGCCGGTGCCGTCGGCCCAGGTGAAGTCGGCCCTGCTCCTGGCCGGGCTCGGTGCCGCGGGGGTCACCTCGCTCAGCGGCGCGGGCACCAGCCGCGACCACACCGAGCTCCTGCTGCACACCATGGGCGTTCCGTGCGCGCCCGCCGCGCCGGGTCCCGAACTCGCCGTCACCGGCGGCGCGCGTCCGGGCGCCTTCGACATCCGCGTGCCGGCCGACCCCTCGACCGCCGCCTTCTTCCACGTGGCCGCCGCCCTGGTGCCCGGCTCGGACGTGCTCACGCCGAACCTGAGCCTCAACCCGACGCGCATCGGCGCCCTGCAGGTGCTGCGCCGGGCGGGGGCCGTGGTGGCCGTCGAACGCCCGAGCGGCCCGTCCGGCGGCGAGGCCCTCGGCGACGTGCGCGTGCGATCCGGCACCCTGCGCCCGTTCACCATCGGCGCGGCCGACATTCCGGCCCTCGTCGACGAGATCCCCGTGCTCGCGGTGCTCGCCACGGCGGCGCCCGGCGTCTCGCGCATCACCGGCGCGGCCGAACTGCGGGTCAAGGAGTCGGACCGCCTCGCGCTCATGACCCGCGACCTCGTGCGGCTCGGCGCCGCTGTCACCGAGCTGCCCGACGGCCTGGAGATCACCGGCCCCTCCGCGCTCAAGGGCGGCGCCGAACGGCCGACCCTGCTCGAGACCGCCGGCGACCACCGCATCGCCATGGCCATGGCCGTGGCGGCTCTTGTCGCCGAGGGCGATTCGGAACTTGATGATCGGGACTGCGTCGCGGTATCTTTTCCGGAGTTCTTCACCGCGTGGGACCGCATCCTCGGCAACGGCACTTCGGACCGTCCGTTCTAA
- a CDS encoding tyrosine--tRNA ligase, with protein MSQTTRPNDDFATFLAEMKWRGFFEQCTDETGLGELLARETVTAYVGFDPTADSLHIGSLVPIMGLLHFQRWGGRPIAIVGGGTAMVGDPSGKTEMRQLITVEDIARNLAGIKAQLARFVTFGEGAAGAATDGLMLNNADWLAPWKYIDFLRDVGRHFSVNQMLTRDSVKSRLETGLSFIEFNYMLLQAYDFMVLNRDHGCRLQMGGNDQWGNICSGIDLCRRVNRSEVFGLTYPLIMTATGEKMGKTAAGAVWLDAGRTSPYDFYQYWINVDDRDVSRFLRLYTLLPKAEIEALERLEGADIREAKRALAHAVTGQVHGRDEADAAAQAAAALFAGSDDLSNVPSSDVAAADLAGEGLGLLAVLVDAGLMKSNGEARRMVQQNAVRVNGAVVADPARRLVPADVQDGRIALQVGKKRHHHLQVIP; from the coding sequence ATGAGCCAGACCACCCGCCCCAACGACGACTTCGCCACCTTCCTCGCAGAGATGAAGTGGCGCGGCTTCTTCGAGCAGTGCACCGACGAGACCGGCCTCGGCGAGCTCCTCGCCCGCGAGACCGTCACGGCGTACGTGGGCTTCGACCCGACCGCCGACAGCCTGCACATCGGCAGCCTCGTGCCCATCATGGGCCTGCTGCACTTCCAGCGCTGGGGCGGCCGGCCCATCGCCATCGTCGGCGGCGGCACGGCCATGGTCGGCGATCCGAGCGGCAAGACCGAGATGCGCCAGCTCATCACCGTCGAGGACATCGCCCGCAACCTCGCGGGCATCAAGGCCCAGCTCGCGCGCTTCGTCACCTTCGGCGAGGGCGCCGCGGGCGCCGCGACCGACGGCCTCATGCTCAACAACGCCGACTGGCTCGCCCCCTGGAAGTACATCGACTTCCTGCGCGACGTCGGCCGCCACTTCAGCGTGAACCAGATGCTGACGCGCGACTCGGTCAAGTCGCGCCTCGAGACCGGCCTGAGTTTCATCGAGTTCAACTACATGCTGCTCCAGGCCTACGACTTCATGGTGCTCAACCGCGACCATGGCTGCCGGCTGCAGATGGGCGGCAACGACCAGTGGGGGAACATCTGCTCGGGCATCGACCTCTGCCGGCGGGTCAACCGCTCCGAGGTCTTCGGTCTGACCTACCCCCTCATCATGACCGCCACCGGCGAGAAGATGGGCAAGACCGCCGCCGGCGCCGTGTGGCTCGACGCCGGCCGCACCTCGCCCTACGACTTCTACCAGTACTGGATCAACGTCGACGACCGCGACGTCTCGCGCTTCCTGCGCCTGTACACCCTGCTGCCCAAGGCCGAGATCGAGGCGCTCGAGCGGCTCGAAGGCGCCGACATCCGCGAGGCCAAGCGCGCCCTGGCCCACGCCGTCACCGGCCAGGTGCACGGACGGGACGAGGCCGACGCCGCCGCCCAGGCCGCGGCGGCCCTCTTCGCCGGCAGCGACGACCTGAGCAACGTGCCGAGCAGCGACGTGGCCGCCGCCGACCTGGCGGGCGAGGGCCTGGGCCTGCTCGCGGTGCTGGTCGACGCGGGGCTCATGAAGTCCAACGGCGAGGCGCGCCGCATGGTGCAGCAGAATGCCGTGCGG